The genomic DNA TGAATAGACCCGGACTGCTGCTCACGTTCGCACTCGCTCCCATCTTCGCCAGCCAGGCCCCCGCGCAGGCGCCGGTCACCCTCACGATCACCGAGTGGGAGGTCCCGTGGGCCAACACGCGGCCGCGCGATCCGTACGTCGCGCCCGACGGCAACGTCTGGTTCGTGGGGCAGACCGGCCACTATGTCGCGCGGTTCGACCCGCGAACCGGTGAGTTCAAGCGCGTCGCGCTCGACGACGGCGCCGGCCCGCACAATCTGATCGTGGACCGGTCCGGCACCATCTGGTACGCGGGGAACCGGCAGGCTCACATCGGCAAGGTGAATCCGGCGAGCGGCGCCATTCAGAAGTTCGCGATGGCGGAAGCGGGGCTGCGCGATCCCCATACGCTGGTGTTCGACAAGGCGGGGAATATCTGGTTCACCGCCCAGGGCGGGGGCCACATCGGACGGCTCAATATGCGCTCGGGCGAAGTACGCATGGCGACCGTCCCGACCGAGCGCGCGCGGCCGTACGGGATCGTGATCGACGCGCGCGGCCGCCCGTGGTTCAACGAGATGGGCTCGAACAAGATCGGGGTAGTTGATCCGGCCACGCTCGCGGTTCGCGAGTACACCCTCCCGAACGAGCGCAGCCGCACGCGGCGCATCGCCGCCACCACCGACGGCGGCATCTGGTACGTGGATTACACGCGCGGCTTCATCGGCCGGCTCGATCCGCGATCGGGGAACGTGGAGGAATACGCGGCTCCGTCGGCGGCGACGTCATTGCCCTATGCCCTCACGGTGGACGACCAGGACCGGCTCTGGTTCGTCGAGACCGGCGTCCGCCCGAATCAGTTCGTGGGCTTCGACACGAAGAGCCGCCGGTTCATCGGGACGACTCCGATCAAGAGCGGCGGCGGCGCGGTGCGGCACATGGTGTATCACGCGCCGACGAGGTCGATCTGGTTCGGGACGGATGCGGGGACGATTGGCCGCGCCGTCGTCCCGGAGTGATGCTGGTGACTAGTGACTAGTGACTGCTGTTCACGCAGTTACTGGTCACTGGACACAGTTACTTTAGAATCGCGATGGGGACCAGCACCAGATAGCCAATCACCAGTAGGATGGGCGCTATCGTCTCGCCACCGCGCCATAGATCCGCGAAGCCGAGCAAAATCGCCACGGCGGCAAGCCCCCACCACAGAGTCCGACTTCCGGGGAGGCGGGCTACGCCGGAGGTGGTCGAGATCTCGGGTTTGTTCATGGGCGTAAGGTAGCAGGAAGGAGAAGAAGTGAGGAGCAGTGACTAGTCACTAGTCACTAGTCACCTGCGCGCTAGCGCAGCGCAGACTGCCGCCCCCGCCGATACGCCGCCTGGGCCTCCGCGTGCATCCCGGTGTGCAGCAGGACGTCGCCGAGGTTGGCGTGCAGCTGCGGCAGGCTCGCATTGGCGGCGATTCCCTGCTCCGCCGCGACGCGCGCCTCGTCGTACCGGCCGCGCCGGGTCAGCACCACGGCGAGGTTGTTGTACAGCGCGGCGCCGTACGGATGCGCCTCGATGGCATCTCGCAGTATCCGCTCCGCGCGCAGCAGGTCGCCCTCGAGCGCGGCGGCCAGCGCCGAGTGGTGGTACCACACCGCCGGCGGCTTGGTCCCGCCCCACAGCTGGCGCGCGGCCTCGAGCTCGGAGTTGGCCAGCTTCGCGTTGCGCGCCTGGATCGCCAGCGCGCCGGACCAGGTGAGGATGACCGGCTCGCGCCGCTCCGTGCGCGCGAGAATCTCGTCGCACACGCGTCTGGCCTTGTCCATCTGCCCCAGCTTCGCGAGCGAGTACGACAGGTTGTGCAGCGGGGAGACCGCCTCCGGCGCGTACACGGTGGCCCGCTGAAATGCCGACGCCGCCGTTGCCCAGTCCTGGCGCGAGATGGATATGAGCCCGATGTAGAACGCCGCCGGCGCGTCGTCTTCCTTGAGCTCGAGCACGCGGGTGAACTCGGTGATCGCCTCGTCGTACATCACGGCACGGAAGAACGCCATGCCGAGGTTGCGGTGCTCGTCCAGGTCGGGACCATCCGCCGGCTTCGGCATCGCTCCGGACCGTCCGACCTCGACCACGAAGCCGGCCGTGATGAGACCGTACAGCCCCTTCCCCACCACGAATTCGCCCAGCCCCGATTCCTCGATCAGCGCGTTGACGTCGCGGTGGCCGTCGATGAGCGGCAGCAGTGCCTGCTGATCGGCCGTCAGCTCCAGCTTGGTCCGGAGCAGCTCCTGCCGCTCGAGCGCGAACACCAGGTCGAAGCTGTGGACCTTCTTCTCGACCACGGCCCATTCGTCCACCCGCCGCGCGCCCTCGAGCAGCACGGACTGCGGATCGATCGACGAGACCGGCACGCCCTCAGGAGGCGGGGTCGCGGGCGCGAAGTTGAACGCGCCGTCGTCCCAGGTGAACATGAGGTACACCGCTTCTTCCGCGGACAGATGGCGGTGCTCGATCTCGGCGTAGGCGATCCGTCCGCCGTCGAAGTAGATCCGGCCTACCTGATCCCCACGGTCGATGGTGAGCAGACCCATGTTGTTGCCCATCGAGAGCAGCTGCAGCACGTCGGGCAAGCTCGCCTCGCGCAGGCTGCCTCGAATCGCCATCTAGCGCAGCTCCTCGATCACGTAAGCGCTCCGCTCGGGCCATTCGACGATCGTCTTCGTCTCGTCGAAGAACACCGGGTCCGCCTGCGACGCCGTCTTGGGGTTCAGCGCCTGCACGCGCTCGGCGACCGCTCCGGCCAGCTCGGAGAGAAACGAGTCGAACTCGCCGCGCGTGGAGCCGTTGCCCCCGCCTCCCGCCGCGCCCCGTTTCGACTTCACTTCGCGCCCCCGTTGGTGGAATCGAGCCGCTGGAAGACGAGCTGCGAGATCGCGCGCAGCGACTCGAACACGCCCGTACCGCGGATCGCGTCGGCGGGGAATGAGGGCACGCCGCGGAAATTGAGAATGTCGTCCAGGTCGTCCACAGGCATTATCTCGGTCGCCGGCAGATCGCGCTTGTTGTACTGCATCACGATCGGGAGGTTGCGCGCGTCCACGTCGTGCGCCGCGAGGTTGGCGTGCAGGTCCTGCAGGCTCTCGATGTTGTCCTCGAGCTGCTTGGTCTGGCTGTCGGCCACGAACACTACGCCGTCCGCGCCCTGGAGGACGAGCCGCCGGGTGGCCTCGTAAAAAACCTGGCCCGGCACGGTGTACAGCTGCAGGCGGGTGGAGAAATCGGCGATCTTGCCCAGGTCCACGGGGAGGAAATCGAAGAAGAGCGTGCGATCGGCCTCCGTGGCGAGCGACATCATCTTCCCCTTTCTGTCCTCGGGAAGCTCGCTGTACACGTGCAGCAGATTGCTCGTCTTCCCCGACCGGCCCGGGCCGCAATACACGATCTTGCAAGTGATTTCGCGCGCCGTGTAGTTAACGATGGGCATCCGGCATCCCTCGCAGGCAGGAGCTGGCGCGACGGGGGTCGCGACCGCGGCAAGTTGCTGCCCTAAGAATACAACTTGGAACGCCGCGCGGCCTCATTCTATTTCCGCATAAAACCCCAGCTCGGCCAGCGGATCGGCCAGCTGGAGCAGTGAGGCATCCTCGGCGACGGCCGCCAGCGACCGGTGGAGCTCCGGGGGGAGCGGAGAGCGAAGGTCCAGGGTCGCGCCCGTCTCGGGGTGCGCGAAGCGAAGCCACGCGGCGTGCAGGAAGTGGCGCTTCGGCGGGAGGGCGGCCAGCTTGCGGCCGCCGCCTCCCCCGTACACGTCGTCGCCCATCACCGGCTTGCCGATGGACGCGAGGTGCACGCGGATCTGATGCGTGCGGCCCGTGTGCAGCTGCGCCCGCAGGAGGTCGCCGGAATTGTACCGCGCCAGTCGGACGAAATCCGTGCGCGCAACGCGGCCCGTGGACACGATCGCCATGCGCTTGCGGTCGTTGGGATCGCGCGCGATCGGACGGTCTATGGTCAGCCGGTCCTTGTCGAGATGGCCCCACACCATCGCGGCGTAGCGCCGCGTCACCCGCCGGTCGGCGATGGCCGCGCCGAGCAGCCGCTGGGCCCGCTCCGTCTTCGCGACCAGCAGCAGTCCGGACGTCTCCTTGTCCAGCCGGTGCACGATTCCCGCGCGGTCCGGCACGCCGTCGATATCCCGCCCTTCGCGGCCGAGGAGGGCGTTGACCAGCGTTCCGCTCCAGTTGCCCGGCGCGGGATGCACCACCATTCCGGCGGGCTTGTCCACGACGAGCAGCGACTCGTCCTCGTGGACCACCGTCAGATCGATCTTCTCGGGGAGAATCTCGCGCGTCTCGGGCGGCGGGATCACGACGTCCACGCGCTCGCCCGCGACCGGCCGGTAGCTCGCCTTCTCGAGGCGGCCCGCGACCGTCACGTGGCCGTTGGCTATCAGCGTGGCTGCCGCCGTCCGTGAGAGATCGAGCCGCCGCGCGACGAGGAGATCTAGCCGCGCTTCGGAGCCGGCCTCAGCCACGAACGTGTGGCGCGTCTCCAGAGTTATATCTCGTTCGGCTTGCTGCTGAGCTGCGAGGGGGCGATCGCTTCCGCCTTCTCTTCTCCCCAGAGAACCCACGCCAGCATGAACGCGCCCGTGCTCACGGCCATGTCCGCGACGTTGAACGTCCACCACCGCAGATCCGGGCCGAGCCCGATGTCGATGAAGTCCACCACGCCCAGCTGCGAGCGGAGCCTGTCTATCAGGTTGCCGATCGCGCCCGCGCACACCAGGGCGAGCGCGAGGGTCCGGGGCCAGTCGTCCGCGCGGGTGGTGCGGTACAGCCGCGAGAGGATGTACAGCGCCCCGATCGTGAGGATCGTGAAGATCCAGCGCGAGTAATCCCCCAGATGCAGCCCGAAAGCCGCTCCCGGATTGTACACCAGCGTGAATCGCAGATACTCGCCGATCACCTGCCGCGGAATCCGCTGCGGGACGAGCGCGTACACGGCGATGGCCTTCGTGACGATGTCGACCAGCACCACACCGACGACGACCGACCAGAACAGCGGCGCGTTACGCCGGTCGCTTTCCATCTTCTTCCCGCTGCTTGCACTCGATGCAGAAGCGCGCGTGCGGCAGCGCGTCGAGGCGATCGTAGCCGATGTCGTTGCCGCAGTTGTGGCACTTCCCGAACGTCTCCGGCGAGCGGTACAGCCGGCGGAGGGCCTCGTCGATGTGCCAGAGGAACCGTCCCTCCTGGCTCGCGAAGAGGAACGCCTTCTCGCGCTCCATGGCGTCCGTGCCCTGGTCCGCCATGTGGAATGAATAGGAGCTGAGGTCGCCGTCGGCGCCCTGCTCGGTCGAGCCGAAAGTCTCGTCGTAATGCCCCAGCTCGCGCAGCACGCGCTTGCGCTCCTCGAGCAGCCGCTTCTCGAAGTGGCCGAGCATCTTCTTGGTCATCGACTTGGGCTTCTTCTCGCCGCTGCTAGCTGCAGGTGCCATGCTTCATCCTACCCTCTTCAAGGCGACATGGGCGGCGACCCCGTCGAGGTCCACCGCCTGTGCCGCGTTCCGTGAGGCGCTCCCGCCGGTTGCAAGCTCGCGCGCCAGTACTTCCTCGGCGATCCACTCGCGATGGGCCTCCACCGCGCCCTCCAGCACCGGATCCCCCCACACTACGACCGAAATCCGATCGCTAACCGCGAACCCCGCTTCCTTTCGCAATCGCTGTACCCTGCTGACGAGCTCGCGTGCCAATCCTTCGGCGCGCAGCTCGGGCGTCACCGTCGCGTCGATCGCGGCGAAATACGCCCCTTCCTCCTTTACCACCATCTCGCCGGAGGCCCGCCGGATGATGGTCAGATCATCCGGGTCCAGCCCGTGCGATTCCTCACCCACCGAAATAAACAACGGCGAGCCGCGCTCGAAGCTCCGGAGCGCGTCGCCGCCAAGTTGAGTCACTGCCTGCGCCGCGGCCGGCGTGTTCTTTCCGAATTTCTTCCCCAGCGAGCGGAAGTTCGGCTTCGCCTCGAGCCGCACCAACGTATCGGCCGACGACACGAACTCCACCGCCTTCACGTTGAGCTCGGACTCCAGCAGCGGAACCAGCGGGCGCACCGCTTCCGTGGCCGCGTCCGGCACAACGCACACCATCATCGAGAGCGGCTGCCGGACCCGTACGCCGGCCTCCTCTCTCGCGGCGCGGCCCAGGGTCGCGAGCTTCCGCAGCGACTCCATTCCGCGCTCCAGAAAGATATCGACTTCAGCGGGGTCGGAGCGTACGTAGGTGGACAAATGCACCGAGCCGCCGGTGAGCTCGCGATGGATCCAGTCGGAGACGAAGGGCGCGAACGGGGCGAGCAGCCGGCAGCTCACGGCGAGCACCTCGTGCAGCGTCGCGAACGCGGCGCGGTTGTCCGGCCGCTCAACGTCGTAGAACCGGTGCCGGTTGAGCCGCACGTACCAGTTGGAGACGTCGTCCACGAAGAACTCCATCAGCCCGCGGAGCGCGAGCATCGACTCGTACCGCTCCAATAGCGCATCGGTCTCGCGCTCGACGGTCGCGAGGCGGGAGAGCACCCAGCGGTCGATCAGCGGCCTGTCGGCGGGCGCGGGATCGTCGCCGCCCGGCTCCCAGCCGAAGTTCGCGTACAGCGCGAAGATTCCCGAGTACACGTTCTTCAGCGTGATCAGGAACCGGCCCGCGCTCTCGCGGATCGCCGCCTCGTCGAAGTTCCGCGGCATCCAGACCTGGCTCGCCGAGATGAGCGAGATCCGGAGCGCATCGGCGCCGTGCACAGGGAGCAGCGCGTCGGGGTCGACGATGTTGCCGAGGCGCTTCGACATCTTCTCGCCCTTCGCGTCGAGCAGCACGCCGTTGACCACGACCGCCCGATACGGCGCCGTGTTCACGCCCTCGTTCGCGACCGCCTCGTGCTCGAGGAGGTTGTTCGGCAGCGCGTCGCCGAGCCCCGTCGCGATCGCCAGCAGCGAGTAGAACCAGCCGCGCGTCTGGTCCTGTCCCTCGGCGATGAAATCCGCCGGGTAGTAGCGCGCGACCATGTCGCGATTCTCGAACGGGTAGTGCCACTGCGCGAACGGCATCGACCCCGAATCGAACCACGCGTCCACCACCTCCGGCACGCGCGTCATCGTGCCCTCGCACCGCGCGCACTTCCACGTGTACGTGTCTATGTACGGCTTGTGCGGATCGAAGTCCGCCGGCAGCTCCCTGCCCCAGCGCCGCGCCAGCTCGGCGTAGCCGCCGATCGCCTCGACGTGCTCCGGATCGGCGTCGCACACCCACAGCGGCAGCGGCGTGCCCCAGTACCGGTCGCGCGAGATCGCCCAGTCGATGTTGTTCACCAGCCACTCGCCGAACCGCCCTTCGCCGATCTCCGGCGGATGCCAGTCCACGCGCGCGTTGCGCGTGAGCATGGCGTCCTTGTACGAGCTGGTGCGGATGAACCAGGACGTGCGCGCGTAATACAGCAGCGGCGTGTCGCACCGCCAGCAGTGTGGGTAGGAGTGCTCCAGCTTCCCCGCCTTCCACAGCACGCCGCGCGCGCGCAGCTCCTCGACGATCTTCGCGTCCGCGTCCTTGACGAACATGTTGCCCACAACCGGGACGTCCGCGGCGAACTCGCCGCGCCCCGTCACCGGCTGGAGGAAGGCGAGCCCGTGCCGCCGTCCGGCCGCGTAGTCGTCGGCGCCGAACGCCGGCGCCATGTGCACGATGCCGCTCCCGTCCTCCGCGCTCACGAACGACTCGACCACGATCAGCTCGTGCTCGCCGCCGCCCTCGTCGAACGGCACCCAGTCGAGCGGCCGGCGGTAGCGCCTGCCGGCGAGCGAGGCGCCGCCGAGCGTCGCCACGCTCTCCCACCTGTCGCGGTAATCCTCTCCCAGCACGGCGGCGGCGCGCGCCTCCGCCAGGATGATCGTCTCGTTGGTCTTGCCGCCGCGCTTCCGCAGCTCCACGTACTCGATCGAGGGGCTCACCGCCAGCGCTACGTTCGACACCAGCGTCCACGGCGTCGTCGTCCACACCAGCAGGCGGCGCCGCGGCGCGCCGGCCGCGGCTGCGTCGTCGACGAGATCGAGCGCGACGTACACGCTGGGATCGCTGACGTCCTTGTAGCCCTGCGCCACCTCGTGGCTCGACAACGACGTGCCGCAGCGCGGGCAGTACGGCAGGATCTTGTGGCCGAGGTACAGCAGCTTGCGCTCGTGCAGCGTCTTCAGCGCCCACCAGACGCTCTCGATGTAATCGTTGGTATAGCTCGCGTAGGCGTCATCGTAATCCAGCCAGTACGCGATCCGCTCGCTCATGCGCTGCCAGTCCTCGCGATACCGGAACACGCTCTCGCGGCACAGCTGGTTGAACTTCTCCACGCCGATGCGCTCGATGTCCTGCTTGCCGCTGATGCCGAGCTGCTTCTCTACCTCGATCTCCACCGGCAGGCCGTGCGTGTCCCAGCCCGCCTTGCGCGCGACGTGAAAGCCGCGCATGGCGCGGTGGCGGCAGAACAGGTCCTTCATCGTCCGGGCGAACACGTGATGGATCCCCGGGCGGCCGTTCGCGGTGGGCGGTCCCTCGAAGAAGACGAACTCCGGCCGTCCCTCGCTCGCGGCGAGAGTCCGCTGGAACAGCTTCTCCTCCGCCCAGCGCGCGAGCAGCTCGCGCTCGAGGTCGTCGGGCGCGAGGTCGGCCGGAAGCTGGCGGTACCGCAATGCCGGACCGCGTCCGACCGGAGCCGGACGCTCGTCAGCGCCTGCCTGGCTCACTCTTGGGCTGTGCCGGTGTTGCGGGAAGCGGACCCGTGCGCGGGCGAGTCGGCCGCGTCGATCTCCGACATCTGCCGCGCGATCAACCCGCGCATCTGCGAGATGAACGCGCGCTGCGACCTGGTGAGCGCTTCCATCTCGCCCTCGAGCTTCTTCAGCTCGGCCCTGCCCCCTTCGAGGAGCTTGTCCGCGTCCTGCTGCGCCTCGCGCACGATGAGCTGCGCCTCGCGCTCGGCCTGCTCGCGCATCTCCGCGCGCAGCTGCTGCGCCGACACGAGCGCGTCGTTCAAAGCCTTGTCGCGCTCGCGGAAAGAGCGGAGCTGCTCGTGAAAGCTTCTCGCCTTGGCGTCGAGGTCCTGGTTGATGCGGGCGAGCCGCTCCATCTCTTCGGCGACCTGGTCGCGGAACTGATCGACCCGCGCGGGATCGTAGCCGCGGAACGCGCGGCCGAAATCGTAGCGACGTACGTCGAGCGGCGTCAGATGGAAGCTTTCGTCGATCATCGTGTCTCCCGTGCTCCGAACAGAATGGTGCCGAGGCGCACCAAGGTAGCGCCTTCCTCGACCGCGATCTCGTAATCCTGCGACATCCCCATCGAAATCTCGCCGGCCGGATGACCGGCCGCCGACAAAACGTCCCTCGCCGCGCGGGCGCGGGCGAACGACGCGCGCAGCTCCGGCTCGCCCGCGCCGAGCGCCGCCATCGTCATCGATCCCGTGACGCGCAGTCCGGCCATCGACTTCAAGCGCTCCGCGACGCGCGGCACTTCGTCCGTCCCGAAGCCGCCCTTCGACGCCTCGCCCGACGCGTTCACCTGCACCAGCACGTCGAACGTCCGACCGGCCCGCAACGCTTCGCGATCCAGCGCTTCGGCGAGACGCTCGCTGTCGACCGAATGTATCAGCGCGAAGCGTCCGGCCTCGCGCACCTTGTTGCGCTGCAAATGCCCAATCAGATGCCAGCGGACCGCGACGTCGACTTCGCTCATTTTCGCGATCGCTTCCTGCACGCGGTTCTCCCCGACGTCGCCGATGCCCGCGCGTACCGCCGCGGCCACCGCTTCCGGCCCGTGCGTCTTCGTCACGGCGACGATCCGAACGTCCTGCCCCCGGCCGCCGCGCGAGCGCGCCTCGTCTATGCGCTGCCGGATCTCGGCGAGCGCCGCCGGCAGCGCGGCGTAGCCGGATTCCGCGCCCCCGCCGGCCGCGCGCGGGCCGCCCGCCCTGGCCTGTGACGAGCCGGAAAGTGGCATAGCACATCAAGTTAAGTGGTCCTGGGCCGCCCGTACAGTTGAATCTTTCGACAGTTCGGCGCCCTGTTGTGGAAAACCGTTTCGATGGGTTGACCCCGAGAGCGCGAGCATGTAATCTTCCATCCGGATATACGGATGATATCAGATTTCGCGATTCTCGACTGCATGACTGCGCTGGCCGACTCCACCCGGAGCCGGCTGTTGCTCGTCCTCGAGCGGCACGAATGCACCGTGACGGAGCTGTGCACCGTGCTGCAGCTCCCGCAATCCACCGTCAGCCGGCACTTGAAGGTGCTGGCCGACGAAGGGCTGGTTGGATCGCGGCAGGAAGGAACCAGCCGGTACTACCGGATGTCGCGCGACCGCGTGGATCCGGGCGCGCAGCGGCTCTGGCGGATCGTGCGCGAGCAGATCTCGGAGAGCGCGGCGGCCGATCAGGACGCGCACCGGCTCGACTCCGTGCTGCTTCGCCGGCGCGAGCGGAGCCACGAGTTCTTTTCCGGCGCCGCCGCCGAATGGGACCGCCTTCGCACCGAGCTGTTCGGCCGCCGCTCCGACCTCGTTGGACTGATGGGGTTGGTGGACGACCGCTGGACCGTGGGCGATCTCGGCTGCGGCACCGGCCAGCTCACCGAAGCCATCGCGCCGTTCGTCGAGCGCGTGGTCGCGATCGATTCGTCGGAGGCGATGCTCGGCTCAGCGAAAAAGCGGCTGGCGGGAGT from Gemmatimonadaceae bacterium includes the following:
- a CDS encoding GTPase domain-containing protein, with the translated sequence MPIVNYTAREITCKIVYCGPGRSGKTSNLLHVYSELPEDRKGKMMSLATEADRTLFFDFLPVDLGKIADFSTRLQLYTVPGQVFYEATRRLVLQGADGVVFVADSQTKQLEDNIESLQDLHANLAAHDVDARNLPIVMQYNKRDLPATEIMPVDDLDDILNFRGVPSFPADAIRGTGVFESLRAISQLVFQRLDSTNGGAK
- the lspA gene encoding signal peptidase II, with protein sequence MESDRRNAPLFWSVVVGVVLVDIVTKAIAVYALVPQRIPRQVIGEYLRFTLVYNPGAAFGLHLGDYSRWIFTILTIGALYILSRLYRTTRADDWPRTLALALVCAGAIGNLIDRLRSQLGVVDFIDIGLGPDLRWWTFNVADMAVSTGAFMLAWVLWGEEKAEAIAPSQLSSKPNEI
- a CDS encoding RluA family pseudouridine synthase, with translation MAEAGSEARLDLLVARRLDLSRTAAATLIANGHVTVAGRLEKASYRPVAGERVDVVIPPPETREILPEKIDLTVVHEDESLLVVDKPAGMVVHPAPGNWSGTLVNALLGREGRDIDGVPDRAGIVHRLDKETSGLLLVAKTERAQRLLGAAIADRRVTRRYAAMVWGHLDKDRLTIDRPIARDPNDRKRMAIVSTGRVARTDFVRLARYNSGDLLRAQLHTGRTHQIRVHLASIGKPVMGDDVYGGGGGRKLAALPPKRHFLHAAWLRFAHPETGATLDLRSPLPPELHRSLAAVAEDASLLQLADPLAELGFYAEIE
- a CDS encoding DUF4388 domain-containing protein; protein product: MAIRGSLREASLPDVLQLLSMGNNMGLLTIDRGDQVGRIYFDGGRIAYAEIEHRHLSAEEAVYLMFTWDDGAFNFAPATPPPEGVPVSSIDPQSVLLEGARRVDEWAVVEKKVHSFDLVFALERQELLRTKLELTADQQALLPLIDGHRDVNALIEESGLGEFVVGKGLYGLITAGFVVEVGRSGAMPKPADGPDLDEHRNLGMAFFRAVMYDEAITEFTRVLELKEDDAPAAFYIGLISISRQDWATAASAFQRATVYAPEAVSPLHNLSYSLAKLGQMDKARRVCDEILARTERREPVILTWSGALAIQARNAKLANSELEAARQLWGGTKPPAVWYHHSALAAALEGDLLRAERILRDAIEAHPYGAALYNNLAVVLTRRGRYDEARVAAEQGIAANASLPQLHANLGDVLLHTGMHAEAQAAYRRGRQSALR
- a CDS encoding metalloregulator ArsR/SmtB family transcription factor produces the protein MISDFAILDCMTALADSTRSRLLLVLERHECTVTELCTVLQLPQSTVSRHLKVLADEGLVGSRQEGTSRYYRMSRDRVDPGAQRLWRIVREQISESAAADQDAHRLDSVLLRRRERSHEFFSGAAAEWDRLRTELFGRRSDLVGLMGLVDDRWTVGDLGCGTGQLTEAIAPFVERVVAIDSSEAMLGSAKKRLAGVRNVHLRRGELENLPVADDSLDAALLFLVLHYLPEPALAIAEAARVVRPGGRILVVDMMPHDHAEYRQTMGHVWQGFSEDTVTEWFTAEQLEGARYHALPADAEAKGPALFSASARVPEAAPLAGYAARMTVAAADGDAAIPFPKTA
- a CDS encoding YggS family pyridoxal phosphate-dependent enzyme; this translates as MPLSGSSQARAGGPRAAGGGAESGYAALPAALAEIRQRIDEARSRGGRGQDVRIVAVTKTHGPEAVAAAVRAGIGDVGENRVQEAIAKMSEVDVAVRWHLIGHLQRNKVREAGRFALIHSVDSERLAEALDREALRAGRTFDVLVQVNASGEASKGGFGTDEVPRVAERLKSMAGLRVTGSMTMAALGAGEPELRASFARARAARDVLSAAGHPAGEISMGMSQDYEIAVEEGATLVRLGTILFGARETR
- a CDS encoding DivIVA domain-containing protein — protein: MIDESFHLTPLDVRRYDFGRAFRGYDPARVDQFRDQVAEEMERLARINQDLDAKARSFHEQLRSFRERDKALNDALVSAQQLRAEMREQAEREAQLIVREAQQDADKLLEGGRAELKKLEGEMEALTRSQRAFISQMRGLIARQMSEIDAADSPAHGSASRNTGTAQE
- a CDS encoding TraR/DksA C4-type zinc finger protein, whose translation is MAPAASSGEKKPKSMTKKMLGHFEKRLLEERKRVLRELGHYDETFGSTEQGADGDLSSYSFHMADQGTDAMEREKAFLFASQEGRFLWHIDEALRRLYRSPETFGKCHNCGNDIGYDRLDALPHARFCIECKQREEDGKRPA
- the ileS gene encoding isoleucine--tRNA ligase: MSQAGADERPAPVGRGPALRYRQLPADLAPDDLERELLARWAEEKLFQRTLAASEGRPEFVFFEGPPTANGRPGIHHVFARTMKDLFCRHRAMRGFHVARKAGWDTHGLPVEIEVEKQLGISGKQDIERIGVEKFNQLCRESVFRYREDWQRMSERIAYWLDYDDAYASYTNDYIESVWWALKTLHERKLLYLGHKILPYCPRCGTSLSSHEVAQGYKDVSDPSVYVALDLVDDAAAAGAPRRRLLVWTTTPWTLVSNVALAVSPSIEYVELRKRGGKTNETIILAEARAAAVLGEDYRDRWESVATLGGASLAGRRYRRPLDWVPFDEGGGEHELIVVESFVSAEDGSGIVHMAPAFGADDYAAGRRHGLAFLQPVTGRGEFAADVPVVGNMFVKDADAKIVEELRARGVLWKAGKLEHSYPHCWRCDTPLLYYARTSWFIRTSSYKDAMLTRNARVDWHPPEIGEGRFGEWLVNNIDWAISRDRYWGTPLPLWVCDADPEHVEAIGGYAELARRWGRELPADFDPHKPYIDTYTWKCARCEGTMTRVPEVVDAWFDSGSMPFAQWHYPFENRDMVARYYPADFIAEGQDQTRGWFYSLLAIATGLGDALPNNLLEHEAVANEGVNTAPYRAVVVNGVLLDAKGEKMSKRLGNIVDPDALLPVHGADALRISLISASQVWMPRNFDEAAIRESAGRFLITLKNVYSGIFALYANFGWEPGGDDPAPADRPLIDRWVLSRLATVERETDALLERYESMLALRGLMEFFVDDVSNWYVRLNRHRFYDVERPDNRAAFATLHEVLAVSCRLLAPFAPFVSDWIHRELTGGSVHLSTYVRSDPAEVDIFLERGMESLRKLATLGRAAREEAGVRVRQPLSMMVCVVPDAATEAVRPLVPLLESELNVKAVEFVSSADTLVRLEAKPNFRSLGKKFGKNTPAAAQAVTQLGGDALRSFERGSPLFISVGEESHGLDPDDLTIIRRASGEMVVKEEGAYFAAIDATVTPELRAEGLARELVSRVQRLRKEAGFAVSDRISVVVWGDPVLEGAVEAHREWIAEEVLARELATGGSASRNAAQAVDLDGVAAHVALKRVG